From the Streptomyces sp. NBC_00390 genome, the window GCACGGTCCAGCCAGATACCGACGAGCCCCGCGGCCACGGCCCCGCCGGCGTCGATGTCGGGTTGGTCCCCCACGTAGGCGACCTCCTGCGGAGCCAGGTCGAGGGCCTCGCAGGCGGCGTGGAAGGCCGCAGGATCGGGCTTGGAGACGCCCAGTTCGACGGCGCAGACGACGGCCTCGAAACGGTCGCGCACGCCCAGGACGCGCAGCTTGCGGTCCTGGTTGTGGATGCTCGAGTTCGACAGGACACCGTGACGATAGTCATGGGCGAGCATGTCAAGGACGGGCAGGGCGTCCGGGAAGAGCACCCAGGCGGCTTCGTAGTGCACGACATGGCGGCCGAACCAGGCGTCGGCCTCGTCGTCGGACAGCTCCCTGCCGAGGAAACTGCGCACCCGGTCGCGGCGCTGCCCCTGGAAGTCGGTCTCTCCGGCGGCGAACCGGGCCCAGTGGTGATCCGTGAGCTCCCGCCAACGGCCAAGGGCCTGCCCGACGGACACGTATCCGTCGGGCAGGCCCTCGTTGCTCAGATGCTGCTGCATCCCCGCGTGATCGGCACCGGTGTAGTCGAAGATCGTGTCGTCGATGTCCCAGAGGACGGCGCGGATGGGCATGATCCGACGGTACCCCGCACACCGCCCCCTGCCGGGGGTTCGGGGGTCATCCCCCGGACAACGCAGCGTCGATGTCCCAGAGGACCGCGCGGATCGGCATGCACCGGGACTACGCGGCCAGCTTCGCCAGCGCCGCGTCGATGCGGGACAGCGTGCGCTCCTTGCCCAGGATCTGCAGGGACTCGAAGAGTGGCAGGCCCACCGTACGGCCGGTGACCGCGACGCGGACCGGGGCCTGGGCCTTGCCGAGCTTGAGGCCGTGGGCCTCGCCGGCGGCGAGGACCGCCTCCTTCAGCGACTCCGGGCTCGTCCAGTCCGCGGCCTCGAGCTTCTCGCGGGCGGTGCGCAGCAGGGCGTCCGAGCCCTCCTTCATCGCCTTGGTCCAGGACGCCTCATCCTCCACCGGCTCCTTGCGGAACAGGAAGTCGACGTTGGCCGTGATGTCGGACAGGACCGTCAGACGGGTCTGGGCGTACGGGGCGATGGCCTCCCACGCGGCGCGGTCGAAGTCATCGGGCGCCCAATCGGCGTGCGGGGCCTGCAGCCAGGGCTCGCACGCCTCGGTGAAGGCCTTCACGTCCAGGCGGCGGATGTGGTCCGCGTTGATCGCCTCGGCCTTCTTCAGGTCGAAGCGGGCCGGGTTCGCGTTGACGTCCGCGACGTCGAACTTCTCGATCATCTCGGAGATCGAGAAGACGTCCTGATCGGCGGAGAAGGACCAGCCGAGCAGCGAGAGATAGTTGAGCAGGCCCTCGGGCAGGAAGCCGCGCTCACGGTAGATGTTGAGCGACGCCTGCGGGTCGCGCTTGGAGAGCTTCTTGTTGCCCTCGCCCATGACGTACGGCAGGTGGCCGAAGGCCGGGATCTGCTGGGCGACGCCCAGTTCGATCAGCGCCTTGTAGAGGGCGATCTGGCGGGGGGTGGAGGAGAGCAGGTCCTCGCCGCGCAGGACGTGGGTGATCTCCATCAGGGCGTCGTCGACCGGGTTCACCAGGGTGTACAGCGGGGCGCCGTTGGCGCGGACGATGCCGTAGTCCGGGACGTTGTCCGGGGTGAAGGTGAGCTCGCCGCGGACCAGGTCCGTGAAGGTGATCGGCTCGTCGGGCATCTTGAAGCGCACGATCGACTCGCGGCCTTCTGCCTCGTACGCGGCCTTCTGCTCGGCGCTCAGTGTGCGGCACTTTCCGTCGTAGCCGGAGGGCTTGCCGGCGGCGCGGGCGGCGTCGCGGCGGGCCTCGAGCTCCAGAGGGGTGCAGTAGCAGTGGTACGCGTGACCGGCGGCCTGCAGCTTCTCGGCGACGTCCTTGTAGATGTCCATCCGCTGGGACTGGCGGTACGGCGCGTGCGGGCCGCCGGCCTCGGGGCCCTCGTCCCAGTCGAGACCCAGCCAGCGCAGCGAGTCGAGCAGCTGGAGGTACGACTCCTCGGAGTCGCGGGCCGCGTCGGTGTCCTCGATGCGGAAGACCATGGTGCCGCCGCTGTGCCGGGCGTAGGCCCAGTTGAACAGAGCGGTGCGGACCAGGCCCACATGGGGGTTGCCGGTCGGGGAGGGACAGAAACGTACGCGGACGTTCGCGTTAGCCACGCTTGATCACCCTGTTGGTGAGAGTGCCGATGCCTTCGATGGTGACGGCGACCTCGTCGCCGACGTTGAGGGGGCCGACCCCGGCGGGCGTGCCGGTGAGGACGACATCGCCCGGGAGCAGCGTCATGGCCTCCGTGATGTGGACGATCAGGTCCTCGATGGAGCGGACCATCTCGCTCGTACGACCCAGTTGGCGCTGCTCGCCGTTGACGGTGCACTGGATGGTCAGATCGCCGGGGTCGAGATCGGTCTCCACCCAGGGGCCGAGCGGACAGGAGGTGTCGAAGCCCTTCGCCCTGGCCCACTGCTTCTCGCGCTGCTGGGCGTCACGCGCGGTGACGTCGTTGGCGCAGGTGTAGCCGAGGATGACGTCCTTGACACGCTCGCGCGGGACTTCGCGGCACATGCGGCCGATGACGACGGCGAGCTCCGCCTCGTGGTGCAGCTCGCTCGAGAACGAGGGGTACTCGATCGCGTCACCGCTGCCGATCACCGAGGTGGTGGGCTTGAAGAAGGCGACGGGTACGTCGGGGACCGCGTTGCCGAGCTCTGCCGCGTGCTCCGCGTAGTTGCGGCCGATGGCCACGACCTTGTTGGGGAGCACGGGCGGCAGGAGCCGGACCTTGCTCAGCGGAACCTTGGTCCCGGAGAGCTCGAAGTCGGCGTACGGAATGCCCTTGATGATGTCGAGGACGAGACCTTCGGGGCCGTCCTCGACCGCGCCGAAGGCGACATTGCCGTCGATGGAGAACCTGGCGATGCGCACGGGATGCTGTCGCCCCTCACTACTTGCTCGCTGGCCGGAGTCTGACGCTCCAGGCTAACGCGGCAAGGGGGCCCGATCGCGCGCATTACGGCGCAGGTGACGTCACTGGTCGGGGGCGACCATCAGGACGGTCCGGCGGGGGTTCGCGGTCTGGGCGGGAAGATCGAGCGAGTGTTCCGGCTGCTCCGGCGTCTGCAGCTCGTCCGCGTCCGCGAGGTGGGCGAGAGTCGTGCGCCGAGGGTTCGCTATGTTGCGGAACATCATCGTCGTCTTCATCGGTTGTTTTCAGACCTTGTCGGGCTACGGGCACTGCGGCGAGCGCCGGTTGACGGATGGGCAATCCCTGTAAAGCGACAGGCTAAACATGCGGTTCCCTTCAAATGAGCGGATGACTCAACGATCTAGGTGTGAGTTTCCTCACGAGTCACGCGTGAATTCAGACAATTCGGGCCATGGATCACCATTGCGGAATCGGACATTGCGCCACTGAATGCACCATTCCGCTCCTGATCATCGCGACTGGGACACCCCCCACCCCTAAGTAACTTGCACGATAAAGACCGATTCATCCCGGAACACTCTCCACGATTCGTGACAAGACCTCTACACCGTGTCACCTAGGTCACAGGCCGGTACGAGGCTCTTGTTGGAGATCCGGCGCTGTGCTGGAATTCCACGCACCGCCGCGGGTTTCATGCCGGCGCGCAAGGGCGCAACGCAGCGCCGGGCAGCGGCGGGAGAAGGGGGAGGAAGCGCCGGTCAATCACGACCACCCATGGGGCAGTTCTTGGCCCCAAGACGCCGACACCGTCCCGCCGTGCAAGCGGAGGGACGCCTGGTCCAGAGGTTGCGACGCTAGTGCAGGGACGTTTCAAGAGGGATGGCAGCGCTGCGGCGGAACAGGAGCCGCGCGGCGGGACCGACCGCGGCTCCTCGCCCCAGCACGCCCACAACCAGGGACCGGCTGCGCCCGGCGACAGCGGTGACCGTGCCGCGCGCCCCGGTGCGTCGGCGCCCTCGGGCGACGGGTCGGTTTCGGCGAGGCTGAAGAGCCTCCGCGCACCCAAGAGCCCCACCGACACCGGATCGCGAATAGCGCTCCGCAACTGGCGCATCAGCACGCGTCTGGTCTCACTGCTCACCCTGCCGGTCGTCGCGGCGACCACGCTGGGTGGACTCCGTATCCAGGAGTCCATGGACGACATGAAGCAGCTGGACCACATGCAGCTGCTGACCAAGATGACCCAGGAGGCCACCGAGCTGGCACAGGCGCTCCAGGCGGAGCGCGACCTGTCCGCCGGCCCGCTGGCCAACGGCACCCCTGAGACCGACTTCAAGGTCTCCGGGCCGCGTACGCAGACCGACCGTGCCCGCAAGGCCTTCCTCGAGGCCACGCGTGACATCCCCAACACGGACGACGACGAGGCGCTGGAGTCCATCCGCGCCAACGCGAACCAGATCGCCGTACAGGTCAACACCCTCAACAACATCCGGGACGGGGCCTACGCCCCGGACGTCCCCAACTCCATGACCGTGGAGCGCTACAGCCGGCTCATCGAGTCGCTGCTGAGCCTCTCCCAGGACATGGCGCAGGCGACCAGCAACCCGGAGATGATCAAGCGGACGCGCGCCCTGGCCGCGTTCTCCTCCGCCAAGGAGTACGCGTCCATCCAGCGCGCGATCATCGCCGCGGCACTGCCAGGCGGCAGCGACGCGAAGGCCCCGGGGCTGTCGGAGAACGACCGCCTCTACGGCAAGGCCGCCATGGAGAACGGCGAGACCGAGCTCAAGGCTTTCAAGTCGATCTACGAGTCCTCCGGCGGCGACTCCGAGGACCTCACCGCCACGATGGAGAACGGCAACCCGATCATCGCGTCCTCCGAGGCGTACGCCAACCGCGTGCTGGACACGAAGGACGCGCTGAAGCGGCTGCCCGAGCGCTCGCACCTGGACTGGACCGACGACTACTCGGTCCGCATCAACGCGATGAAGCAGATCGAGGGCACGCTGCTCGACCAGATGGAGAACAAGGCCCGTGAGCTGCGCGAGGAGTCGCAGCGCGAGGCCATCATCAACGGTGCGCTGATCCTCGTCGTCCTCGGCGTCTCGCTCGTCGGCGCGTTCGTCGTGGCCCGATCCATGATCCGTTCGCTGCGGCGGCTGCAGGACACGGCGACCAAGGTCGCCCAGGACCGCCTGCCCGAGCTCGTCAAGCAGCTGTCCGAGGCCGACCCGCAGGACGTCGACACCTCCGTCGAGTCCGTCGGTGTGCACTCCCGGGACGAGATCGGCAAGGTGGCCGCGGCCTTCGACGACGTGCACCGCGAGGCGGTCCGCCTCGCCGCCGAGCAGGCCCTCCTCCGGGGCAACGTCAACGCGATGTTCACCAACCTCTCGCGCCGCAGCCAGGGTCTTATCCAGCGTCAGCTCTCGCTCATCTCGGAGCTGGAGTCCCGCGAGGCCGACCCCGACCAGCTGTCCTCACTCTTCAAGCTCGACCACCTCGCGACCCGTATGCGCCGGAACGGCGAGAACCTCCTCGTCCTCGCGGGCGAGGAGCCGGGCCGCCGGTGGACCCGGCCGGTCCCGCTGGTCGACGTGCTCCGTGCCGCCGCCTCCGAGGTGGAGCAGTACGAGCGCATCGAACTGGCCGCCGTCCCCGCGACCGAGGTCGCCGGCCGCGTCGTCAACGACCTTGTGCACCTGCTCGCCGAGCTGCTCGAGAACGCCACGTCGTTCTCCTCACCGCAGACCAAGGTCAAGGTCACCGGTCACGCCCTGCCCGACGGCCGGGTGCTCGTCGAGATCCACGACACCGGCATCGGCCTCTCCCCCGAGGACCTCGCCGCGATCAACGAGCGGCTCGCGTCGCCTCCCACCGTGGACGTCTCGGTCTCCCGTCGAATGGGCCTGTTCGTGGTCGGCCGCCTGTCCCTGCGACACGGCATCCGTATCCAGCTGCGCCCCTCCGACTCCGGTGGCACCACCGCGCTGGTCATGCTCCCCGTCGATGTCGCCAACGGCGGCAAGAAGGCGCCCGCCAAGCCCGGTGCGGGCGGCCAGGGCGCCGTTCCCCCGGCGCCGGCGGGCCGTCCCGGTGCTCCGGCCGGCGGCAGCCGTCCGGGCCTCGGCGGCGCGGGTGGCGGCACGCCTGCGGGCGGCCGGCTCGGCGCGGGTGCCCCTCGCGGCCAGGTCGGTGCCGGTACGGCTCCGCGCGCCGCGCTCCCGGGTCGTGACGGGGCTCCGGCTCCGCGCCCCGGACAGGGCGGTGGCCAGGGCACGGCCCAGCAGGACGCCTCGCGTCAGGGCGCCGGTTTCGGTGCGCATCGCGGTGCGCAGGGCGCCCCGGCCCGTAACGAGGCCCCCAGGCAGAGCGGTTTCCAGCAGAACGCGCCCGGCACGGGTGACCGCGGCCGGCAGCTGCCCCCCACGGGCGGCCCGCGTGCCGAGCTGCCCGGCGGTCCCGGCGGCCGCCGCGACGAGTCCGTACCGCCGCGTCAGCAGCGCCCGCAGACCACCAGCTGGGGCAGCGAGCAGCCGCCGGTCCCGCAGCAGCGTCCGGCATCCGACGCGCCGCGCGGCCACGAGGACCACGCCGCTACGGCGGAGTTCCCCCGCCCGAAATACGGAAGCACCCCCCAGGCCGCAGGCTATGGAGGAGCCCAGCCGCGCGGCGACCGGTCCACGGGGCAGTTCGCCCGCCCTGACGTGTACGGCAACTCCGCTCCGCAGCAGCCGGCGCCCGCCCAGCAGCGCGACACCTCGAGTTTCGCGCCGCAGCGCCCCGCCGGGGGCGCCTCCCAGGGAAGCGCGGCGGGGCTGCCCGCCCCGTACCAGCCGGAGGCGCTGCCGCCGGCCTCGGGTCCCGGGGACGGCCGGACGCCGCTGTACGACACCCTTGAGACGAACTGGTTCCACGGTGGGCCGGGCGGCCGGTCCGCCGAGCAGAACCCCGGTGTCCCGCAGGCGTCGCCGGAGCGCACCGCTCCGCCGATGCCCCAGCGCACCCCCGCGCCGAGCCCGGCAACCCCGGGCAACGCGCAGAACGCGAACGGTGCCGCGTGGCGCACGTCGCCCAATGACGAGTTGGTACGCCAGGCCGAGCGGGTCAGGAAGCCCGCGGCCGGCGGCGTCACCACCTCGGGTCTGCCCCGCCGGGTCCCGCGCGCCAACCTCGTGCCGGGCACCGCGCAGGAGCAGAGTCACCAAAGTGGTCCGCAGGTCTCTCGTGCGCCCGATGACGTGCGCGGCCGACTGACCAACCTCCGACGCGGTATCCAGCAGGGCCGGCAGCAGAACAGCACGACCGGCAGCTTCAACCTCGGCCCCACCCACCAGCAGGAGCGTTAGTTGAGCCCGATGAGCCAGGCGGCGCAGAAT encodes:
- a CDS encoding HAD family hydrolase, translated to MPIRAVLWDIDDTIFDYTGADHAGMQQHLSNEGLPDGYVSVGQALGRWRELTDHHWARFAAGETDFQGQRRDRVRSFLGRELSDDEADAWFGRHVVHYEAAWVLFPDALPVLDMLAHDYRHGVLSNSSIHNQDRKLRVLGVRDRFEAVVCAVELGVSKPDPAAFHAACEALDLAPQEVAYVGDQPDIDAGGAVAAGLVGIWLDRAGLGGRPELTRITGLDELPGVLRADTRFGAPSTFG
- the gltX gene encoding glutamate--tRNA ligase, yielding MANANVRVRFCPSPTGNPHVGLVRTALFNWAYARHSGGTMVFRIEDTDAARDSEESYLQLLDSLRWLGLDWDEGPEAGGPHAPYRQSQRMDIYKDVAEKLQAAGHAYHCYCTPLELEARRDAARAAGKPSGYDGKCRTLSAEQKAAYEAEGRESIVRFKMPDEPITFTDLVRGELTFTPDNVPDYGIVRANGAPLYTLVNPVDDALMEITHVLRGEDLLSSTPRQIALYKALIELGVAQQIPAFGHLPYVMGEGNKKLSKRDPQASLNIYRERGFLPEGLLNYLSLLGWSFSADQDVFSISEMIEKFDVADVNANPARFDLKKAEAINADHIRRLDVKAFTEACEPWLQAPHADWAPDDFDRAAWEAIAPYAQTRLTVLSDITANVDFLFRKEPVEDEASWTKAMKEGSDALLRTAREKLEAADWTSPESLKEAVLAAGEAHGLKLGKAQAPVRVAVTGRTVGLPLFESLQILGKERTLSRIDAALAKLAA
- a CDS encoding fumarylacetoacetate hydrolase family protein, whose translation is MRIARFSIDGNVAFGAVEDGPEGLVLDIIKGIPYADFELSGTKVPLSKVRLLPPVLPNKVVAIGRNYAEHAAELGNAVPDVPVAFFKPTTSVIGSGDAIEYPSFSSELHHEAELAVVIGRMCREVPRERVKDVILGYTCANDVTARDAQQREKQWARAKGFDTSCPLGPWVETDLDPGDLTIQCTVNGEQRQLGRTSEMVRSIEDLIVHITEAMTLLPGDVVLTGTPAGVGPLNVGDEVAVTIEGIGTLTNRVIKRG
- a CDS encoding sensor histidine kinase, with the protein product MQGRFKRDGSAAAEQEPRGGTDRGSSPQHAHNQGPAAPGDSGDRAARPGASAPSGDGSVSARLKSLRAPKSPTDTGSRIALRNWRISTRLVSLLTLPVVAATTLGGLRIQESMDDMKQLDHMQLLTKMTQEATELAQALQAERDLSAGPLANGTPETDFKVSGPRTQTDRARKAFLEATRDIPNTDDDEALESIRANANQIAVQVNTLNNIRDGAYAPDVPNSMTVERYSRLIESLLSLSQDMAQATSNPEMIKRTRALAAFSSAKEYASIQRAIIAAALPGGSDAKAPGLSENDRLYGKAAMENGETELKAFKSIYESSGGDSEDLTATMENGNPIIASSEAYANRVLDTKDALKRLPERSHLDWTDDYSVRINAMKQIEGTLLDQMENKARELREESQREAIINGALILVVLGVSLVGAFVVARSMIRSLRRLQDTATKVAQDRLPELVKQLSEADPQDVDTSVESVGVHSRDEIGKVAAAFDDVHREAVRLAAEQALLRGNVNAMFTNLSRRSQGLIQRQLSLISELESREADPDQLSSLFKLDHLATRMRRNGENLLVLAGEEPGRRWTRPVPLVDVLRAAASEVEQYERIELAAVPATEVAGRVVNDLVHLLAELLENATSFSSPQTKVKVTGHALPDGRVLVEIHDTGIGLSPEDLAAINERLASPPTVDVSVSRRMGLFVVGRLSLRHGIRIQLRPSDSGGTTALVMLPVDVANGGKKAPAKPGAGGQGAVPPAPAGRPGAPAGGSRPGLGGAGGGTPAGGRLGAGAPRGQVGAGTAPRAALPGRDGAPAPRPGQGGGQGTAQQDASRQGAGFGAHRGAQGAPARNEAPRQSGFQQNAPGTGDRGRQLPPTGGPRAELPGGPGGRRDESVPPRQQRPQTTSWGSEQPPVPQQRPASDAPRGHEDHAATAEFPRPKYGSTPQAAGYGGAQPRGDRSTGQFARPDVYGNSAPQQPAPAQQRDTSSFAPQRPAGGASQGSAAGLPAPYQPEALPPASGPGDGRTPLYDTLETNWFHGGPGGRSAEQNPGVPQASPERTAPPMPQRTPAPSPATPGNAQNANGAAWRTSPNDELVRQAERVRKPAAGGVTTSGLPRRVPRANLVPGTAQEQSHQSGPQVSRAPDDVRGRLTNLRRGIQQGRQQNSTTGSFNLGPTHQQER